The Acidobacteriota bacterium nucleotide sequence GCGGCCGGACGTCCCCGTCGACGTGCCCACCGTCGGGTTCGGGCAGAAGCCGCCCCAGACCGATGCGGTCCTCGATCGCGCCGTGCAGGAACTGCAGCGCCAGACGGCTCCGGCCGACCAGCCGGCCGCGTCGCGTTGACGGTCGCTTTTCCTCGACGGTATACTGGCCGTTCGTCGTACGCCCGGGGGCGCCGGCCTAGACAGCCACAGGCACGTAGCTCAGCTGGTTAGAGCGCCTGCTTGACATGCAGGAGGTCGGCGGTTCGAGTCCGCCCGTGCCTACCAACGACCGAGGCCTCGCTCCGGGTCGATTCCGATTAGCCGCCGTTGATTACCCTGACGCTACCAGACGGATCGCAACGCGATGTCGCTCCCGGCACGTCCGTGCAGGAGTTCGCCTCGGCGTCGCTGCCGCGGAGCGTCGTGAAGAAGGCGCTCGCCGCCGTCGTCGACGGCCGGCTCGTCGATCTCAGCTATCGGCTGGCCACGCCCGCTGCGCTGAAGCTGGTGCTGCCGGGCGATCCCGAGTCGCTGCCGCTCTACCGGCATTCGACGGCGCACCTGCTCGCCGCGGCGGTCACGAACCTGTATCCCGGCGTGCAGTGCGGCATCGGCCCCGCCACCGACGAGGGCTTCTTCTACGACTTCGTCGTGCCGCGGCCGTTCGTTCCGGAGGATCTCGACCGCATCGAGGCGAAGATGCGCGAGTTGGCCAACCAGGACCTGCCCTACGAGCGCCAGATCTGGCCCAAGCAGGACGCCATCGAGTTCTTCACGAAGCGCGGCGAACCGCTGAAGGTGCAGCTCATCCAGGAGAAGACGGCCGGAGAGACCGACGTATCGTGTTACACGATCAAGGATCGCGACACGTTCGTCGACTTCTGCGTCGGCCCGCACGTCCCGTCCACCAACCGCCTCCGGGCGTTCAAGCTGCTCTCGACCTCGAACGCGTACTGGAAGGGCGACGCTCGCAACCAGCCGATGCAGCGCATCTACGGCACGGCGTTCTTCCGAGACGACGAGTTGGAGGCGTACCTCCACCGGATCGAGGAAGCGAAGCGGCGCGACCATCGGCGGATCGGGCGCGAGCTGGGCCTCTTCACGTTCCACCCGTGGGCGCCGGGCGCGGCCTTCTGGCTGCCGAAGGGGACGACGCTCTACAACCGGCTCGCGGCCTACATGCGCGACGTGCTCTTTCCCGCCGGCTACGACGAGGTGAAGACGCCGCTCATCTTCAACAAGGCGCTGTGGGAGACGTCCGGGCACTGGCAGCACTACCGCCAGAACATGTTCCTCGTCGAAGCCGAGCACGCCGAGATGGGCGTCAAGGCGATGAACTGTCCCGGGCACATGCTCGTCTTCGCGAGCGAGGTCCGCAGCTACCGCGACCTGCCGCTGCGCCTGCACGAGCAGACCCCGCTCCATCGCAACGAGGCGTCGGGCGTGCTCGCCGGCCTGACGCGCGTTCGACAGTTCTCGCAGGACGACGCGCACTGCTTCGTGATGGAGTCGCAGATCGGCGACGAGGTCGAGCGGCTGCTGAACCTGGTCAAGCAGGTCTACGACGACTTCGGCCTCACTTATGCGGTGAAGCTGTCCACGCGGCCCGAGGAGTTCCTCGGCGAGCAGGCGACCTGGGATCACGCGGAAGCGGAGCTGCGGCGTGCGCTGACGGCGGCCGGGCTGCCGTTCGCGATCAACGAAGGCGACGGCGCCTTCTACGGTCCCAAGATCGACTTCGACGTCACGGACGCGATCGGCCGGACCTGGCAGTGCGCGACGATTCAGCTCGACTACCAGTTGCCGGCGCGCTTCGATCTGAAGTACGTGGGCGCCGACAACGCCGAGCACCGGCCCGTCGTGATCCACCGGGCGATCTACGGCAGCTTCGAGCGGTTCATCGCGCTGCTCATCGAGCACTACGCCGGCGCGTTCCCGCTGTGGCTCGCGCCCGTGCAGGCGACGGTGCTGCCGATTGCCGACCGGCACCTCGGGTACGCCGCCGGCGTGCGGGACGAGCTGGCCGCCGGAGGGCTGCGCGTGCACCTGGACGATCGCCAGGAAAAGATTGGTTATAAGATCCGGGAGGCGCAACTGCAGAAAGTGCCCTACATGCTCGTGGTCGGCGACCGCGAGGCGGCGGAGGGGACGGTCTCGGTGCGCAGCCGCACCGGGGGCGATCTGGGCGCCCGGCCGGTGGCGGAGTTCGTCCGGGCGGCGCGCGAGGAAGTCGCGTTGCGCGGTCGCGTGCAGCACGGGAGGTAGTTATCGCCTTCGATCGAAGTCCACGTCGGGAAGACCGCACGAGAGTCAACGAGCGGATCCGGGTACGCGAGATCCGGGTCATCGACGAGAACGGCGTCCAGCTCGGCATCATGCCGCCGCCGCAGGCGCTGGCGCTGGCGCGCACGAAGGGGCTCGATCTCGTCGAGATCTCGCCCACGGCCGTGCCGCCGGTCTGCCGGATCATGGATTTCGGCAAGTACCAGTACGACCAGCAGAAGCGGGCGCGTGCGGCGAAGCGGCACCAGAAGGTGATCGACGTCAAGGAGATCAAGTTCCGGCCCAAGGTCGACGAACACGACTACCAGTTCAAGAAGAAGCACATCGAGCGCTTCCTGGCCGAGGGCGACAAGGTGAAGGCCACGATCTTCTTCCGCGGGCGCGAGAACGCGCATCCGGAGATCGGCCAGCGCATCCTGGAACGGCTGGTGGCGGATCTGTCGGACGTCGCGATCACGGAGGCGAACCCGCAGAAGGAAGGCAACCAGTTGCACACGATTCTGGCGCCGCGGCCCGGACTGAAGCGCGCCGCGCCGGCGAGGAGACCGACCGATCATGCCGAAGATTAAGAGCAACCGTGGCGCCGCCAAGCGCTTCAAGCGGACCGCGAGCGGCAAGTTCGCCCGCTCGAAGGCGTTCAAGCGGCACATCCTGACGAGCAAGCCGACGCACCGCAAGCGCGCGCTGCGCGCCGGCGCCGTCATCGCCGCCGTCGACACCCCGCGCGTCAAGCGGATGCTGCCGTACGACTAAGCAGAACATTTGGACACGTGGAGATCGTTCATTTGGGCATTTGGGAGTGACGATTTGGCCGTCTGGACGATGGGCAACGAGACCGCAATGTCCAGATCGCCAATCAGCAGAATGGAAGATCCCGAATCTCCAAGTCGCAGATAGCCAAATGTCCAGATCCTCAGAGAGGTACCGTCAATGCCCCGCGTGAAGAGAGGGACCCATCGCCGCGCCAAGCGCAAGAAGCTGCTGAAGCGCGCGAAGGGGTACTACGCCACCAAGAGCAAGCTGTACCAGGCCGCCCAGGAAGCGGTGGACAAGGCGCTCAACTACGCCTATGCCGGCCGCCGGCGCAAGAAGCGCGACTTCCGGAGCCTGTGGGTCGTACGTATCAACGCCGCCGCGCGGGCGAACGGCCTGACGTACGGGCAGCTCATGAGCGGCCTCAAGTCCGCCGGCGTGACGCTCGATCGCCGCAGCCTGGCCGAACTGGCCGTCCATCACCCCGCGGCGTTCAAGAGCGTCGCGGCGCAGGCCCAGCAGGCACGATCGGCCCAGACCGCGTGACGGGACGGCCGGCCGCATCGGCCGGCCGCCCCCGCGTCCCCGCACGTGCGCTCATGGCGTCCCGTCACGACATCGCCGCCCTCCATGCCGAATTCCACGCCGCCCTGGCGTCGGCCGCGACCGTCGCGGACGTCAAGGCGGTGCGCGATCGCTTTCTCAGCCGAAAGCACGGCAGCCTCACCGCGGTCCTGAAGTCGCTCGGCACGGCCGCGCCAGACGAGCGGCGCGTCATCGGCAGCGACGCCAACGCGCTGCGCCAGACGATCGAAGCCGCGCTCGACGCGCGCGAGGCTGAACTAGCGGCGTCCGCGCCGCCGGCCGACGCGCTCGACGTGACGCTGCCCGGCCGCATCCCGCTGGCTGGCCGGTGCCACCCGCTCACGCAGGTGAGAGAGCGCGTCGAAGCGATCTTCTCGGCGATGGGCTACGACATCGCGACCGGGCCAGAGCTCGAAGACGACTGGCACAATTTCGAGGCCCTGAACATGCCCGCCGAGCACCCGGCGCGTGACATGCAGGACACGCTCTATCTGGAGGCGCCGGTGCCGCAATCCTGGGCGTCGACGTCGCCCGCGGCCGGCCCGGCGGATCCACAGGCCGGAACGGCAGGGCCTCGATCCGGCCCGGCCGCGCGGCCGGCGACGCTGCTCCGGACTCACACCTCGGGCATGCAGATCCGCTACATGCAGGCGCATCGTCCGCCGGTGCGCATCATCGCCCCGGGACGCGTGTATCGCCGCGACAACTTCGACGCGACGCACACGCCGATGTTCACGCAGATCGAAGGGCTCGTCGTGGACGAGCGCATCAGCCTCGGCGATCTCAAGGGCACGCTGACGGTCTTCGCGCAGCGGCTCTTCGACAGCCGCGTGCGGACGCGCTTCCGTCCGAGCTTCTTCCCCTACACCGAGCCGTCGGCCGAGATGGACGTGTCGTGCGGCTCGTGCGACGGCGCGGGCTGCGCGCTCTGCAAGCACAGCGGCTGGATCGAGATCCTCGGGTGCGGCATGGTGCACCCGGCCGTGTTCGAGGCGGTCGGCTACGATCCCGAGCGTTACACCGGCTTCGCGTTCGGCGTCGGCATCGAGCGGCTCGCGCTCCGGTTCTACGGGATCGACGACATCCGGATGTTCTACGAGAACGACCTGCGGTTCCTGAGGCAGCTCCCGCTGTGAAGCTCCCGGTCGACTGGCTGCGGGATTTCGCCGAGATCGCGGCGTCGCCGGCCGACGTCGCGGGCCGGCTCGCCGCGTGCGGGTTCGCGGTCGAGAGCCTCGACGGCGACGTCGTGGACGTCGAGGTGACCGCCAACCGTCCGGACTGCCTCAGCATCGTCGGCCTGGCGCGCGAGGCGGCCGTCGCGTTCGACGTGCCCTTGCGCCTGCCCATGCTCGCCGGCACGCAGGCCGTGACCGGGACGTCCGACGCGGGCGACGCGAACGGCACCGTGCGGGTCGCGATCGAAGCGCCAGACTGCCGGCGTTACGCGCTCGCGGTGGCAGACGTGCACGTCGGGCCGTCGCCCGACTGGCTGGCCGCGCGGCTCGCCGCCGCCGGCGTCCGCGCGATCAACAACATCGTCGACGTCACGAACTACGTGATGCTCGAGCTCGGGCATCCGATGCACGCGTTCGACGCGGCGAGGCTCGCCGGCCGCGAGATCCGCGTCCGCCCGGCGCGTCCGGGCGAGTCGATCGTCACGATCGATGGCGAGACGCGCCGGCTCGACGAGGCCATGCTGCTCATCGCGGACCGCGAGTCGCCGATCGCGGTCGCTGGCGTGATGGGCGGGGCCGCGTCGGAAGTGTCGCGCGGCACGACACGGATCGCGCTCGAAAGCGCCTGGTTCCGGCCCGCGTCGATCCGGGCGACGAGCCGTCGGCTCGGCCTGAAGACCGAGGCATCCATCCGGTTCGAGCGAGGCGCCGACCTCGAGGCGCCCGTCGTGGCGATCCGGCGAGCGCTCGCGCTGCTGGAGGAGATCGGCGCCGGCCGTGTGGCCGGCGCGGTCGCCGACGTCTATCCGCGCGTCGCCACGCCGCGGATCGTGCGCCTGCGCCGCGACCGCACCGCCCGGCTGCTCGGCGACGTCGTGCCCGACGCCGAGGTCGCGCGGATCCTCGGCCACCTCGGGTTCGGCTTGCAGGGAACCGACGACGGGTGGGATGTCGAGGTGCCGATCCGGCGGGTCGACGTTTCGCGCGAAGCCGACCTCATCGAGGAAGTCGGCCGCCACTGGGGCTACGACCGCATCCCCGCGACGCTGCCGGCAGTTGGCCGTCCAGCCCCGCCACGGACCGCCGCCGTCGTCGAGACCCGCCTGCGTTCCCTCGCGCGCGCCGCCGGACTGCAGGAAGCGGTGACCTTCACCTTCGTCGAGCGAGCGGCCGCCGAGCCGTTCGCCGGCTCCGCACCGCTCGTCGCGATCGCCAATCCGCTCTCGGACAAGTTCGCCGTGCTGCGGCCGTCGATGCTGCCCGGATTGCTCGACGCCCTCGTTTACAACCGCCGACGCGACGCGGAGGACGTTCGCCTCTTCGAGATGGGATCGGTGTTCCATCACACCGGCGAGGCGACCCGGATCGGCTGGGTGCTGACCGGGCCTCGCGAGGCACACTGGAGCGGCGGCGCGTCCGCTCTCGACTTCTACGATGCCAAGGGCGTCGCCGAGCTTCTCGTGCAGGCCGCCGGCGTTCAGGCAGCCGACGTGACGGCCGTGCCGGCCGACGACGTGCCGTGGTTCGTCCGTGGCCGATCGGCACGGCTGCTGCGCGGCCAGCATGGCGAAGCGCTCGGCTCGATCGGACAGATTCGACCCGATCTGCTGGCGCGGCGTGGCCTCGACGCGGGCGTCGTGGTCGGCGGCGAGCTCGACGTGACGGCGCTCGTCGCCATTGGGGCCGCCGCTTCCGACAATCCGCACGTGCGCGCGGTTCCGAGATTCCCCTCGATCGTGCGCGACCTCTCGATCGTCGTCTCCGAACGCTTGCCTGCCGCCACCGTTCGTGGCACGATTCGGGCGAACGCGCCCGACACGCTGCAGTCGATCGTCGAGTTCGATCGGTACCAGGGGAAGGGCGTGCCGGACGGACACGTCAGCCTGTCGCTGCGGCTCACGTTCCGTCATCCCGACCGCACGCTCACCGATCAGGAAGCGCAGCACGCGGTCGATGCGATTGTCGACGCGTTGGGGCAGGCGCACGGCGCCACCCTGCGCGGCAAGCCATAGATCGGAGACCCCATGGTTCGAGCGGGTGCCGCCACGGAACTTCAACCCATCGATCGGCTCGAGGAGAAGATCAAACAGCTCGTCGGCATGATCGAGACGCTGCGAGCGGAGCGCGCACGCGCCGTCGACGACGCCGCCCGCCTGGCGCGCGAGCTCGATGCCGCCAGGGCACGGCTCGCCGAGGCGGAGAGCACGTCGGCCGAGCTCGGCACGATGCGCGAGGAACGCGAGCTGCTGCGCAACCGCGTCGTCCACATGATCGCGCAGCTCGACAAGCTCAACCTCTGAGACGATCCCCGATGACGGCCTGCTCGCCGGTGCACTGCCTCGCGGCGGCGCGGCCCGGACGGATCGCACGCTGATGGGGAGCGGGGTCATCCACGTCGAGATCCACGGGCAGCGCTATGCCGTCCGCAGCGACCTCGACCCGCAGTACGTCGCCGAGCTCGCCGCCTATCTCGACGAGAAGATGCGTGCGGCCGCGAGGGAGCTGACCTCGGCCGAGGCGCTCCGCGTGGCCGTCATCGCCGGCCTGAACATCTGCGACGAGCTGTTTCGCGCGCGCGCCGACTCGGCGGGCCAGGCCACGCGCGTCCGCGCACGGGCGGCCGAGATCGAACGCCTGCTCGACGCCGTGCTCGAGAATTCCCCGATGACCGTGGTCAACGAATAGCAGTCGTGGTACGATGGGCTTCCTGCTTTGCGCGTGATGGTCTCGGAGTGTCGCTTGAGCCGATGTTCCATCACCAAGTGAGCCGCGATGCCGCGCGGTGTGCATGCCTCCGTGGTGAGGAAGCCTGAAGTGCGGCTCTTCGAGTGGCTCCACCTGCTCTAGCAGGTTCATGCGACCTCCCCACACGGCAAAGCGGGGCTTCTCTCCCTACCGCCGGTCGGCGGCTCCCGATGTCCGAGACCATCGCCTCGCTCGGTGAGCAGGCGCTCATCGAGCGCCTGCGGGCGTACGCCGGTCTGCCGCCCGCGCACGTCCTCACCGGCATTGGCGACGATGCCGCGGTGCTGCGGCCGGCACGCAACGCGGTCTCCGTGGTCACGACCGACGCGCTGGTCGAAGGCGTGCACTTCAGACGCGACTGGACCGGCGCGCGCGCGATCGGTCACAAAGCGCTTGCCGTCAACCTGAGCGACCTCGCCGCGATGGGCGCCGTGCCGCAGGCTTCGCTGCTGAGCCTGGTGCTGCCGGCGAGCCTGCCGCTCGACGATTTCGACGGCCTCGTCGCCGGCTTCGTGGATCTGGCGCGGGCATCGGGCGCGGCGCTCGTCGGCGGCAACCTCGCGACCTCGCCAGGCCCGATCGTCGTCGACGTCACCGCGATCGGCGCGGCGCATCCGCGGCGCGTGCTGCACCGGCACGGGGCCAAGGCCGGCCACGAGCTGTACGTCACCGGTTCGATCGGCGGAGCCGCGGCAGGACTGGCGCTCCGGCAGGCCGGCCTCGCGGACGCGGATCTCGACGCCGACGCCTGCGACGCCGTCCGGCGGTTCGAGCGGCCAGAGCCGCGCGTCCGGTGTGGATGGATCGTGGCGCGCAGCGGCGCGGCCGCCGCAGCCATGGATTTGTCCGACGGCCTGGCCGCCGCCGCCCACTCGCTCGCTGCCGCCAGCCGCCTCGGCGTGACGATCGACGCCGCATCGCTGCCGATCCATCCTGGCGCGCGAACCTGGGCCGAACGACGTGGGCTGGATCCCGCTGCGTTCGCCCTGACGGGCGGCGAGGACTACGAGCTGGCGTTTGCCGTCCACCCGAGAATGCGCCGCCGGTTCCTGGCTGCGGCCGCGAGAACCAAGGGCCTCGCCGTCACGTCCGTCGGCCGATTCCACGAGGAAGCTGGCGTCTGGCTCCGCCGCGACGGACGGATCCAGGCGCTCGGCGAGGGATACGGACACTTCAGGAAGAACGATTGACCTCGCGCCTTCGCGCGCGTTCCTCGAACCACAAGCCCGTCAAGAAGAGGACGAAGATCTGGCCGGCCGAGATGGCGCCGAACGTAGCGGACGAACGGCACCGGGCGAAACCGACAGCCAATCTTGAGCTCGACGCATCGTCGCGTCACGGCTTCGACCTCGCCGTACTCTCGCGCGATGAACGTGACGGCGAAGGCGAGGATGACGCCTGCGCCGACGATCGACCCGATTTCATCCCGGACGCGCCTGGCCCAGAACGGCCAGGCCGCCAGCACACCCAGAACGGCGGGGAGGCTCAGCGCCCAGTACACCCAGACGAGACTCCAGCTCACGCGCATCGGTCTCCCCGCTCGACCAGTTCACGACGACGGGAGGAGATCCGTTTAGCGGCTCGAGCGGGCGGTCGTCAGTCCTGCGAGGCGGATGGGCTGGCCGTGGCCTGGACGTCTTCGTTCGGCTTCCAGCCTCGCCTGATCACCGTGACCGACACGTTGCGGCGGCCGAACGCGAGGGCCTCGTGGCAGCTCCACATGTAGAGATCGAGCCGCCGGCCCTGCACCTTGGGGCCGGTGTCGAGCACCGTGTAGATGCCCGCGTGCTTGTCGGGTGCGCCGTCGATCTGCACGACCGATCCCTGCGGGAGCAGCCGCGGGTCCGCCGCCACCACCCCGGATCTCACCGCGACGCCCGACGCCGTGGTTTCTCCCTTGCAGTAGGCCGTGGCCTGGAAGGTCACGCGGGCCCCGGCGGCCGGCCCGCCGATCCGCGCCGCGGGCACGGCCCGCGAATCGACGACCGTGGCCTCGTAGAGCAGGCTGATGGTCAGCGACCCGAGGAGCGTGGCCAGGACTTTCCGCCGAAACGATCGGGACAGGAGCATGCGCGCTTCTAGCGTACCCCGGAGGCCGGGGCCGGAGGCAAGCGAAAAGACGTGGCCTCCAGAGATGTAAGTCGTTGGCTGAAAAGCGCTTAGCGCGTCATGCGTGGCCGGCCCGCTGTTCCAGGCCTGCGTACTGCAACTGAAACAGCTTGTAGTACAGCCCACGGGCGGCGAGCAGCTCCTGATGGCTGCCGCTCTCGCGCAGCTCGCCGTCGTGCAGCACCAGGATCCGGTCGACGTGCTGGACGGTCGACAGCCGGTGGGCGATGGCGAGCACCGTCCGGCCCCGCATCATGACGCGCAGGGCGTCCTCGATCAGCGCTTCCGTCGCGGTATCGATGCTGGCCGTCGCCTCGTCCAGCAGCAGGACCTTCGGATCGAAGGCAATCGCCCTGGCGAACGACAGGAGCTGCTTCTGGCCCAACGACAGCGTCGCGCCGCGCTCGGCGACCAAGGACCCGTAGCCGCCGGATCGGCGCTCGATGAACCCGTTCGCGTGCACCGCCTCAGCCGCCCGCACCACCTCGTCGTCGCCGATCTCGGCGTGTCCGAGCCGGATGTTGTCGGCGATCGTCCCGGAGAACAAGTACGGGTCCTGCAGGACCACCCCGAAGACGCCGCGAAGGGCCGTCAGATCCCAGTCCCGCACGTCGACGCCGTCCACGAGGATCCGTCCGCGCGTGACGTCGTAGAACCGCAGCAGCAGGCTGACGAGCGTCGTCTTGCCCGAGCCGGTCGCTCCGACGACGCCGATCCGCTGCCCCGGCTCGATCGTGAACGAGACGTCCTCGAGCACGAACTGGTCGGGCTTGTACGCGAACCACACGTGCTCGAACTCGATGCGCCCCGGGCCTTCGAGCCGATGGCGAACGGGCCGTTCCGGGGTGACGATGGCCGGCGCGGTGTCGAGCACGGTGAAGATCCGCTCGGAGGCCGCCATGGCGGCCTGCATGATGTTGAACTTCTCGGACAGGTCGGAAATCGGCTGAAAGAACCGGCGGGAGTACTGCAGAAACGCCACGATGACGCCGAGCGAGACGCCGCCGTCGAGCGCCCACCCGCCGCCGATCCAGATGATCAGCCCGCCGGACACCGCCGCCAAGAGCTCGATCGCCGGATAGAACACGGCGTAGTAGAAGATGGCGGCGACGTTGGCGTCGCGGTGCGCGCCGTTGATGGCGTCGAATCGGCGGAACGTCCGCGCCTGCTGTCCGAAGAGCTGCACCGTCGCCATGCCTGTGAGATGCTCCTGCAGGAAGGCGTTCACGCGCGCGATCAGGCCCCGCACCTCACGGTAGGACGAGCGCACGTTTCGCCGGAACCACATCGCCGTCCAGACGATCGCCGGCAGCACGGCGAATGCGACCAGCGCGAGCTGCCAGTTCATCAGCAGCATCGCCACCATGATCCCACTCAGGACGAGGACGTCGCCGAACACGGTGATGACGCCAGAGGTGAAGAGGTCGTTGAGCGCGTCGACGTCGGTCGTCACGCGCGTCATCAGGCGGCCCACCGGATTCCGGTCGTAGAAGCCGAGGTCGAGCGCCTGGAGCCGCGCGTAGATCTGCATGCGCATCCGCCGCATGATCTGCTGGCCGACGGTCTGGAGCACGTAGGTCTGGGCGTAATCGACGACGAACGCGACGAGCAGGACGCCGAGGAACAGCATCGCCAGGCGCCAGAGCCCGTCGAGATCGCGGGCGGCGATGTAGCGGTCGATCGCCTGCTGCGTCAGCCACGGCTGCGCCAGCTCGGCGAGCGACCCCACCAGAATGGCGAGGAACGCGAAGACGACGGCGCCGACGTGCGGCCGGAGGTAGGTGATCAGCCGGCGCATGAGCCGGGCGTCGTAGGCCTTGCCGAGGATCTCGTCGTGCTGTGCCTGATCAGACACGGCTCAGCTCCTGCTCGAGCAGTTGCTGCTGGTGCATGCCGGCATAGACGCCGCCGGCCGCCACGAGCCCGTCGTGCGTGCCCCGCTCGAAGATCCGGCCGTGCGAGAACACGAGGATCTCGTCGGCGTCGCGGACCGTCGACACGCGGTGGGCCACGATCAGGCAGGTCCGGTCGCGCCGGATCTCTCGCAGGTGCCGCAGGATCTTCTCCTCGGTCCCCGTGTCGACCGCCGACAGCGCATCGTCCAGCACCAGAATCCGCGGGTCGGTCAGCAAGGCCCGGGCAATCGCGACGCGCTGGCGCTGGCCGCCCGACAACGTGATGCCGCGTTCGCCCACGCGGGTCTCCAGCCCGGCCGGGAAGCCGGACAGATCGTCCCGGAGCCCCGCGAGATCCATCGCCTGCCGAACCCGATCAGCCAGCTCGGGATCTCCCCATTCGGCGCCGGTGCCGAACGCGACGTTCCCTCCGAGGGTGTCCGAGAACAGGAAGGGCTCCTGCGGCACCATGCCGATCGCCCCGCGGACGCTGGCCAGAGACCGGTCGAGCACGTCCACGTCGTCGAGCAACAGCGTGCCGTGCGGCGGGTCGTACCATCGCGCCAGGAGGCTCAGCAGCGTCGACTTGCCGCTGCCGGTCGCGCCCACGATGCCGACGGTGCGTCCGGGCTCAACGGTGAAGGTGACGTCCTCGAGCGCGGGAGCCGCGGCGCCCGGATAGCTGAAGGTCAGGTGCCGCGCCTCGATCCGCCCGCTCCGAATCGGTGCAACGTTCCGTCCCTCGTCCGGCCGCGACTCTGGCTCCGCGTCGAACACCTCCAGCATCCGTTCCCATGAGGCGACGCCGCGCTGCACGATGTTGATGACCCACCCGAACGAGATCAGCGGCCAACTGAGGAGCACGAGATACCGCCCGAACGCGACGAAGTCCCCGAGCGTGAT carries:
- a CDS encoding ABC transporter ATP-binding protein, with the translated sequence MIRALSRLLPYIVRVRRSFLIGLACVPLATALSVASPWVLKYVVDGLTEGVERRQLALYAAALLALSLADGAFRYVMRTYLIGASRQIEYELRNDFFAHLERLPQAYFHAHRTGDLMSRATNDLAAVRMMAGPAVMYFTSTAFGFVAAVSVMCWIDVRLTLLALMPLPAVAIGTRYIGRAIHDRFEAIQAQLADMSAVVQEALAGVRVVKAYRQESAELARFSEANDAYVARNRGLIRLQAAFFPSLSLFFGLSAVALLWFGGRDVVTGRITLGDFVAFGRYLVLLSWPLISFGWVINIVQRGVASWERMLEVFDAEPESRPDEGRNVAPIRSGRIEARHLTFSYPGAAAPALEDVTFTVEPGRTVGIVGATGSGKSTLLSLLARWYDPPHGTLLLDDVDVLDRSLASVRGAIGMVPQEPFLFSDTLGGNVAFGTGAEWGDPELADRVRQAMDLAGLRDDLSGFPAGLETRVGERGITLSGGQRQRVAIARALLTDPRILVLDDALSAVDTGTEEKILRHLREIRRDRTCLIVAHRVSTVRDADEILVFSHGRIFERGTHDGLVAAGGVYAGMHQQQLLEQELSRV
- a CDS encoding ABC transporter ATP-binding protein; its protein translation is MRRLITYLRPHVGAVVFAFLAILVGSLAELAQPWLTQQAIDRYIAARDLDGLWRLAMLFLGVLLVAFVVDYAQTYVLQTVGQQIMRRMRMQIYARLQALDLGFYDRNPVGRLMTRVTTDVDALNDLFTSGVITVFGDVLVLSGIMVAMLLMNWQLALVAFAVLPAIVWTAMWFRRNVRSSYREVRGLIARVNAFLQEHLTGMATVQLFGQQARTFRRFDAINGAHRDANVAAIFYYAVFYPAIELLAAVSGGLIIWIGGGWALDGGVSLGVIVAFLQYSRRFFQPISDLSEKFNIMQAAMAASERIFTVLDTAPAIVTPERPVRHRLEGPGRIEFEHVWFAYKPDQFVLEDVSFTIEPGQRIGVVGATGSGKTTLVSLLLRFYDVTRGRILVDGVDVRDWDLTALRGVFGVVLQDPYLFSGTIADNIRLGHAEIGDDEVVRAAEAVHANGFIERRSGGYGSLVAERGATLSLGQKQLLSFARAIAFDPKVLLLDEATASIDTATEALIEDALRVMMRGRTVLAIAHRLSTVQHVDRILVLHDGELRESGSHQELLAARGLYYKLFQLQYAGLEQRAGHA